Proteins encoded by one window of Sphaerodactylus townsendi isolate TG3544 linkage group LG04, MPM_Stown_v2.3, whole genome shotgun sequence:
- the ZP2 gene encoding zona pellucida sperm-binding protein 2 translates to MLSLYSLAVLKPKPLQTEKSERCQPQQEPLRALRKLLLFGCFLGCFLFSESLDFPGPTSCHHDKVQLQLPEEFENDLSWQVKTIGATGEEKGDCDYAVDYEMRMLTVPYASCTKLEHVKPRLQLKVTGPLKSQTYSVDCDTLQADEAFSPSGMASATNCTKDFMTVVFPRLIPSLHDEHSVAEASMEWVVSIEDGTRTHQLNLRQAMQQGYTFLMDGSHLIFQVSFDATGVVAYKQDGGVLYTAALKLTYGPPERRLTVEARMVCAQGPVRCNSTHMTVAIPAFPGTLSAVSLNDKNIPLSQRQADGVSVDLRRGVKLYINKRTLKSRVYRDDSCSGFQVYASSLKLSFDIRGEKATTVMYPECPCEQSALLAATCTEDGHMAFEISSSSTKPALNMDTLRLKDPACKPVGRSASGDAVQFHVPLNGCGTRQRFDGDKMVYENELSALWMDLMPRKISRDSEFRLTVVCSYSSDDASLNVKISSLPPPELVINQGPLSLILLIYPDDSYLQPYGDDQYPIVKYLRQPIFLEVQVLHRNDPNIHLVLDDCWATLSLDSASLPRWNIVVDGCNYELDTYRTVFHPVSHRVAYPNFRQRFEVKAFTFVSDGKALPSLPPSGCGTMLPPSFSGAC, encoded by the exons CTGTTCTGAAACCCAAACCACTTCAAACTGAAAAGAGTGAGCGGTGCCAACCACAGCAAGAACCATTGAGGGCTTTAAG GAAGCTGCTCTTGTTTGGCTGTTTCttgggttgttttcttttttccgaGTCTCTCGATTTCCCAG GTCCAACATCTTGCCATCATGATAAAGTACAGCTCCAGCTTCCAGAGGAATTTGAGAATGACCTTTCCTGGCAAGTGAAAACTATTG GTGCAACTGGAGAAGAAAAGGGTGATTGTGACTATGCCGTGGACTACGAAATGCGGATGCTAACAGTTCCCTACGCCAGCTGCACTAAACTGGAG CACGTTAAGCCCCGCCTGCAACTCAAAGTGACCGGACCTTTGAAAAGTCAAACCTACAGTGTGGATTGTGACACTCTCCAGGCCGACGAAGCCTTTTCGCCGAGCGGAATGGCCAGTGCTACAAACTGCACCAAGGATTTCATGACA GTTGTGTTCCCAAGGCTTATCCCCAGCTTACACGATGAACATTCG GTGGCGGAGGCATCAATGGAATGGGTTGTGTCAATAGAAGACGGAACGAGAACACACCAGCTAAACCTTCGGCAAGCCATGCAGCAAGGGTACACCTTCCTAATGGACGGCAGCCACCTCATCTTCCAGGTCTCTTTCGATGCAACTGGAGTTGTTGCTTACAAG CAAGACGGCGGCGTGCTGTACACAGCTGCCCTGAAGCTCACCTACGGACCTCCAGAACGACGGCTGACAGTGGAAGCGAGAATGGTTTGTGCTCAAG GCCCAGTGAGGTGCAACTCGACACACATGACCGTTGCCATCCCAGCGTTTCCAGGGACCCTGTCAGCCGTCAGCCTGAACGATAAGAATATTCCACTGAGCCAACGTCAAGCTGATGGAGTCAGTGTGGACCTAAGAAGGGGCGTGAAGCTGTACATCAATAAAAGGACCCTGAAGTCCAGG GTCTACAGAGATGACAGCTGTTCGGGATTCCAGGTTTACGCTTCCTCGCTCAAACTGAGCTTCGACATCCGTGGCGAAAAGGCAACCACGGTTATGTACCCGGAATGTCCTTGTGAGCAAAGCGCGTTGCTGG CTGCCACCTGCACAGAAGACGGCCACATGGCCTTTGAAATCTCCAGCAGCAGCACCAAGCCCGCGCTAAACATGGACACACTTCGGCTCAAAGACCCTGCTTGCAAGCCGGTCGGCCGATCAGCTTCCGGTGACGCCGTCCAGTTTCACGTCCCCTTGAATGGTTGTGGGACCAGGCAAAGG TTTGATGGTGACAAGATGGTGTACGAGAACGAACTGAGCGCCCTGTGGATGGACCTTATGCCACGCAAGATCTCCAGAGACAGTGAATTCAG gcTGACCGTAGTCTGCTCCTATAGTAGTGATGATGCTTCGCTGAACGTGAAGATAAGCAGCCTTCCTCCTCCAGAGCTGGTCATAAACCAAGGCCCTCTCTCTTTGATCCTCCTCATCTACCCAG ATGACTCCTACCTCCAGCCTTACGGTGACGACCAGTATCCAATTGTGAAGTATCTGCGGCAGCCCATATTCTTGGAGGTTCAAGTCCTTCACCGAAACGACCCCAACATCCACCTGGTGCTAGATGACTGCTGGGCCACGCTGTCCCTAGATTCGGCTTCCCTCCCGCGTTGGAACATCGTGGTAGATGG CTGCAATTATGAGCTGGACACCTACCGAACCGTCTTCCATCCTGTGAGCCACAGGGTTGCGTATCCCAACTTTCGCCAGAGGTTTGAAGTGAAAGCTTTCACCTTTGTCTCAGACGGCAAAGCGCTCCCCAGCCTG CCCCCAAGTGGGTGTGGTACCATGTTGCCCCCAAGTTTTTCTGGAGCCTGctag